Sequence from the Zeugodacus cucurbitae isolate PBARC_wt_2022May chromosome 5, idZeuCucr1.2, whole genome shotgun sequence genome:
TCTTCGACGACACACCAGCAAAATGGAAAGTGTTGAGTGTCATCTAAAATTGCAtgcaaatacacaaataaatagaGTGAGTGAGATAATTTAAGCATCCCGCAAGGCGTGTTCTTACCTGTGTGGCAGGTTCACCCAAACTCTGTGCGGCCAAAGCGCCCACCATTTCGCCGGGATTTGCTTGCGCTTGCTGGAAACGTGTTTCAATTTCACCAATCAACCATTCGAACGCCTCGGCGGACAGACGGAACTCCTCCGCCACATATTTCGTGCAAAGCGTGGAGCGCACCAAACACTGGAACAGCAGTGTGGCGTTCTCATTGGCCTGTTTCGAGAGATGATCATTGCCCACCACAATGACGCAGCGTTGCAACAAGTCACGTACGCCATTAATTACACGCAGCGGCGACAGATCGGTGGGCATGCGCTTATTGATGTGGAAAATCTTTTGCACATTCCAAATCATGCGCTGCAAATTGCAAGGCAATACAACCTAGAAGGGGACAAGACGGTGGTAAATATATATCAGAGTTGTTGCAGTGAATAACGGCATCCTACCTTAGAATCACCATTGGGGAAAATCTCACGCAACGCTTCGCGATCGCGACACAACTGATCCCATTCGATTTCCAATTCGGGCAACGCATTGCCGCTCTCACTCAACTCTTTGATCACATCATCAGTGAAAACTTTACGCATATAACGCTCATTGGACCAGTCGAATTTGAAACGTTTCTCAAATGCTTTGTTCGACAATTTGACTGTTGGTAAATTCTGAAACTCCACAGTTTCACCAGCCAAACCGTCCTCGCCGTAACGCAACTGAATCAGCTGACCGACCGAATTACGCACTGTACCATCGTAATTGACCATCACAGACTCCATAGCCTTTATGAGACGACGTTGAATATAACCAGTTTCAGCAGTCTTTACAGCAGTATCGATAAGACCTTCACGACCACCCATAGCGTGAAAGTAGAATTCGGAAGGAGTCAAGCCGGCAAGATATGAATTTTCCACGAAGCCACGTGACTCAGGACCGTAATCGTCTTTGATGAAATGCGGCAATGTGCGCTTACGGAAACCGTACGGTATACGTTTACCCTCGACGTTCTGTTGACCCACACAAGCAATAACCTGTGAGATATTAATGTTAGAACCTTTCGAACCCGACACCACCATAGCCTTTAAGTTGTTGTATTCAGTCAAAGATTTCTTAGCAGAACCACCAGTTTTGTCACGAGCATCGTTCAAAATACGATTCACCTGATTTTCGAAAGTCTGACGCAAGGTATTACCTGTAGATTTGAGTAAAAGCTTATTAGAACAAGtattcaataaattataataataaataaaaaaaagtataataaaaaaattataataaaataaaaaaaaatataataaaaaaaaattataataaaaaaaattataataaaaaaaaattataataaaataaaaaaatataataaaataaaataaaaattataataaaataaaaaaaaattataataaaataaaaaaaaattataataaaaaaaccacCACATACCGGGTGTGGGCTCCAACTCCATGTTATGCGCTTTTTGAATGACGTTTATGACATCGTCTTTGGCTTTCTTGATGGCCATCTGAATTTCGTTATATGTCTGAGGATCGGCAATTGTGTCACCAATACCGATACTGTGACCCTCGAGCAATAGCCAATTATTGATTACAGTCTGAATGTTACCGTAAAAACGACCGGCGATCTCGTGACCCAATTCCAAGAAACAAATATGCAGCAGTGAACCCGCCGATGTACCCAGTGTTTTTTTACACAAGATACCCATAATCAATTCACCGTGTTCGACCATGACTTTCGTGTCACCGGGTGAGATCCATTTGTATGGGCCATCATCTTCGTCATCGGGATGTGTAGAATGTGTGCGTATCATGTTTACATTACCGGGTATAATCAGTGAAAATAATTGTTTGCCCGTCCATAGCGGACGTGGTTTCAATATGCATGGTTGTGGCACTTTGCCATCCCATGTGGGTAAGAACATAAGAAGATTCATCATTTGTTCGCGCGTAATGAAGACATCACGTTTTGTCATTTTACGTACAGCTGTCAAAGTATCCTGCACAATACCCATGACGGGTTTGTTAgcctaaaaaataaattttatatagaaatgaCACTcacaattatgtttttaataaacgTTAGTACAAACCTGTGGTGTGATAATTTGACGTGGTGTAACGTGTATATTCTCCACCTCAGCACGCGTTTCCATCGATTGCGGCACATGCAAGTTCATTTCATCACCATCAAAATCAGCGTTATAGGGTGAAGTACAGGACAAATTCATACGGAATGTAGACCAAGGCAATACTTTGACACGATGCCCCATCATACTCATCTTGTGTAGCGTTGGCTGACGATTGAAAATAACCAGATCATCGTCGCGTAAATGTCGCTCTACTTTGTAGCCACATTGCAAATGTAAATCTGATGGTTTTGGATGGAAACGCAAATCTATACGTTCGCCATTGTCACGTACAATATACTTGGCACCGGGATATTGTGAGTTACCACGACGCACCAATTCCTGCATACGATCAATATTGAAGGGAGTGACTAGCTCTGGAAATGTTAAGTTCTGCGCAATGGAACGTGGCACACCGACTTGATCGATACGCAAATTGGGATCTGGTGTGATGACAGTACGTGCCGAGAAATCGACACGCTTACCCATCAAATTACCACGAATACGTCCTTCTTTGCCCTTCAAACGTGCTTTAATGGCTTTGAGTGGTTTTCCAGATTTTTGCATAGCACGCGGCATACCAGGCATGTCGTTATCCACTAGCGTGGCAACATGGAAttgcaacatttttatattctcttGTATAACGTGCGCTGCAGCACCTGTGCCTTCATTCTTTTTCAATTCATTGTTGGCCTTAATGATATCGGCCAACTTATGTGTTAAATCGTCCTGATTCTTAGCAGCACCAAACATAACAACAGCTGGTCGCACGGCTAGTGGTGGTACCGGCAATACCGTGACAATCATCCAATCTGGGCGTGCATATTTGGGATCCATACCAAGTATAAAACATTCTTCGTCAGTGATGTGTTTTAAAATTTCCCAAACACGTTCGGCGGTAACTATGATTTTCTTTTCCTGTACGCATTGAACAAATTATGtagttatattaaaataaacatgttTCTTTTTCACTGTTTACCTGTGAATCCTCGTTCACATGTTTCCATTCGGCGGTTAACTCTAAACCGCTACGTCTCAATGATGGTTGATAATGACCGCAACCGCCATGTCCTTGTTTTTTATTAGGATCCGCTTGTTGTCCATCTTTTGCCATATCCATATCCTCGCCACCCTCGCACACAGTTTTACCTTTACACAAGTCATATACATAAGCGAGTCGCTTACGTGGCTGTCCTTTGGATTTCATAacaatttcctttatttttggattttgtggTGATACTAACATTTTAGAGCAGTAAAAGCACACACAacgtaatattttaattgtcttTGTTATAAAACCGATATGAAAAACTGGTTTTGCCAAATCGATATGACCAAAGTGACCCGGGCATTCTGTCATATTACCAGCACAGGTTTGACAACGAGATGTTCTGTCTATTACACCTTGTCGTGGGTCCATTAGACCACCCAACTTTGGTCGACCACCCTCCATGGTCTCGGCAAACTGTACGCCTCCTTCTGTAACAGACATGCGACGCTATACGGTTCAaagaaagttaaaaattaaaattacaacgaAATTTATATGCTTGTCTTGATACTTACAATTTCATCAGGTGATAAAATACCGAATTGCACACGTTTCACTTGCCGTATAGGCGCCTTGGAATCGTTAGTCgccattttttaagtaaaattatcTTTGAATAGTAAAAAGACCCtttttaaaaacacataaaacttGTTTCTAAAAAACTAGCGCTCCGCTGAAAACTGAGACGTGCCGCACTCAACACAATGTGTCTCTTCTACAAACGCCTCGTTCGTTATCGACGTCGCAGTTTCTTCTGGTGAAATTTGCGAATTTttcaaacactttttaaagttttaaaatccACATGTGTGGTACAAAAAACAGTGCGCACGAGTGCAGCAACAGTTTAGCTGCTGTTTTTACaaacttttgtttatatttttcgagAATTTTTCGCTTTTTCAAATGATAAAATTGCAGCACGCTCAACAGAATATATTTTCCCGTGGCGAAATGAAGCGAGAGTGCGTGTGTCGAGTGTTTCCCGCGGCCCATGGTCGCTACTTTTATATGTGGAAAACCCACagagttgtatttgttttatttgtttgtgccATTAGAAATCTAatgtttttttgaagaaatagatAATAATTTGTTGATAGAAAGCACGTCCATAGGTTGATCAAACAATGAagaagtttttaattaaataaaagactttgaaacatatgtttgtttgtagaaAAATTTAGTAAACATTAATATTAgtgctaatattattattgtgtaATTGCAACTCTGCGTTTGtccatattaatatttcacTGAACGTACCATccaacaaatgtaaataaacatgaATTAATTCTAATAATACATTTAGTACAAGATACTTTAAAAAAGGTGTTTATGAAAACTTCTGAACGTTGATTAAGAAATGTCTGAAATTAAACCAATTTCTGCTGAACCGGCTATTGCCGAAAAAGACTCCAAATATAGAATGCAAGGTTTGAGACATTTTATTTGACTAAACGCATGTTTGACCTTTATCTTCTCTTATGTCACGGCCTATTAGCGGCTGCGTTTCTTGGCTTGGTTGGTGGAGTATCTGCCATATTTGGATTTTCTAAAACACTTGGGAAAGCAAAAGAATCACACAGTAAATTGATAGAGAAAAGTGGACGAGAGGCCGGTGTCTTACTTGAAGAGGGTTCTGCGTTGGCAATGCGCGCTTTAGGTTGGGGTACTTTATACGCAGTCATAGGTACTAGTGTCTTTTGTTATGGTGTTTGGAAACTATCGGGAGCAAGAAATgtgagttaataaaaaaatgattgaatCGATATTTATAAACTTATACCAATAAACAGATGGAGGAATTTCGATTGAAAATGGGTAAAGGTTTACCCAGAATTACGAAAGACACGCCACCCACCAGCCGTACAGACTTCGAATCGCTGACAGACTTAATGAAATACTTAGGTTCGGGATGTAAGGAATAACTAAgtgtacacatacataaaagTAAAAAGGCTGCTATATTtaggaaaataacaaaaaaatacttaccAGTGTTTTTAAAAAGAGAAATACATTATTtagttttggtaaaataaaacttATGAAATCTCTATATTTGCCAAATTTTcctcaattttaatttctttttttattaaaacattgtGCTCGCATACCTCTACAAGATTTTTTAGCACATCTTGAAATTCCGCGTAATCTTTTTCCATAAATATATAGGCTTTTTGACGAAACTCGATTGATTcgtgtataaatttttgcagATCCGGCGCCTTCTCTAAATAATCGCGATTTTGTTTAGACAAAATAGATGTGTCAATAATCGGATGTGACTTCAATTTGAACGCCTTTAGTTGTTGAATGGAATCTCGCCATAGTGTACTCCACTCTTTGATTTCTGCTCTCAAACGTTCCTCATAGCTGAGGGATatggaaaatgttttaattatatgtCAATATAATTAATAGTTTACGTACCTCTTCACTTCATCATCTTTCTGTTCTTCAAGGTCtggaataataatttatttattttgcatgcaaaacaacacatacaaatgcatacataccaTCATTTaaagttatattgaaaatgcTTTTAGTGGCGTTTGTATGTTGCGAAACTTGATTGATCATAGATTCATCTAGCTCCAGAGTGGTCTCTGCTTCCGTATCTGTTAAAATTGGGGCttgcatgtttggattttagcgatttaataataaataaaatacaaaagaaaaatatcaaactaTTGTTGCGCCTTTTTCGAACACTCTTCTTCTTGTTAATGCTAGTCGTTTACCACTGAACTTTAATACGAGAATAGTTCCATGAGTGGAGAGTAGACATctttgaataaatttcaaattaaaattataattattatgtttgaaatggttaaaaaataaataggttaaacattttttatatgaataatgCATATaggttactttatttatttaaaaaacgaaaagtGCACAACTGAGTAGACCACTTTTTGTGCAACTGTTCTCAACACTAATTGTGAACTAATTAACTTCTTATTTTAATAAGAAGATATTCGTTCCCGatactattttatttgtaaataaaggACAATAAACATGGAATTTCGTATTTTAGAACTTTTCAGTGGCATTGGCGGCATGCATTATGCATTTAATAGTATGTATTTGAATTATGCCATATAAAACATTCATTACACACCTTGTTCTAACAGCATCTGGATTGCCTGGCACTATAGTCGCCGCAATGGACATCAACACACATGCCAATGCAGTATACGCCCATAATTATCCATCATCTGTAGTATGCAACAATAATATACAAAGTTTAACGCCCCGGAAAATAGAGAAGATGAACGTAAACATGATACTTATGTCCCCACCCTGTCAGCCTCACACGAGGGTTGGCAATCGATTGGATATAGCTGATAACAGATCGGATGCTTTACAGCATATTTGCGATTTGCTACCACAATGCCACAACATAGAATACGTACTGATGGAAAATGTCAAAGGTTTTGAGGTGTCCGAAGCGCataaacaatttattgaaacaTTAAATGCTGCAGGCTACAGTTGGAGAGAATTCATACTAAGCCCAACACAATTTGGCGTACCGAATTCTAGAAGTCGATACTATTGTTTAGCACGTAGAAAAGACTTCTTATTCACTGGtgaacatattttagaagaaatacCAAATGAATGTGGAGTTCCGGGAAATGGattcaatgaaatattaattagcgACTTGATTGAGCCGGAAGGTGTTATAACTGAAGATTATTAtttatcagaaaaaatattgaacaaacgTGTCTGGTTAATGGATATAGTGACTACAGAATCCAAAAAGACAATGTGTTTTACTAAAGCATACACACATTATAGCGAAGGCACGGGCTCAATATATACGCCTTTGACTAAGAAAGATAtggatttaatattttccaatataaaagaattagaaaactgtaaagaaaaagaagaactaCGCATGGATCTACTAAAGAGTTTAAAATTGCGTTATTTTACACCACGTGAAGTGGCAAGATTAATGAGCTTTCCAGATTCATTCGATTTTCCGAGCGAAACTACTAATCGCCAAAAGTACCGTCTTTTAGGTAATAGTATAAATGTTTACGTTGttagtatattaataaaaatactatGCTCCTGAAGAAACTGTTGATATTTATTTGGTATGTGTTGTTAAGGTCCGTCAATAGCtcaatataaagaaaaattaattcatgTGTATAACATTTAATTAGAAAtcacataaaaaaatgtaaatatgttcacTAAGGTCCTctatttattaatacattttaataaatattcaattaatacATTTTCTGTTGTTTAGTTGAGAAATTCGGtttctaaattataatttacattgtgattaattttttttttttttggtaattattgcattttattatcAATCTTGATAAAATATGAGAGGAATGCATAATTGATAAAATGAATCACCAACTTAACacataataaattttctaattaataTGGGAAATAAAGTATTTACATAAGTAATAAGCATAAGTCTGCTTTTGTACAACAACTAGTAATATTTGTACCACAGCCAATTAACCATCCTTCAGTTCACTGCCCCACTCCTTTGCAATCATGTAGATAGTGTTTTGGTTCAATTTTGGTCCAAGTAAAGGATTCATCTGTGCCATGTAACAGCATAGCCAAAACAGCCAGCAAGTCGCTGCAGTTAACATCATAATGCAACGAAAGAGACTTTGATGTGGTCCTTTTGGCGTCATCATTGGTATACCGATGCCAACACATGCCCAGAATGCAGTGAAAAATAATACAGGAAAGAAAGCGGCGCCCATcactatatttaatttatattccaaCAATTAATTAATGCACAAAGGAAAAACTTTTTCGCGTCCgacgaaaaaaatcaatacacaAAAGAAAATCACAATGACGTTGTCAAAAGGACAAAATAACTGTGCTGCCATAACAATATAACAATTGTAGTAAACATGAACGGCAGATGGTGCTGTACtcttttttgagtttattttaatGAGGAAtcaaaaaactattatataagtatttgcataatttttctttgcaattgaTATACaaatgattaatttatttaattcaatctttaatatgttaaaatttataattgaaatatttatgctaCACTTTGACtaaatttgtacaattttttccaCTGTACAGAAAAGCGGGCTCAGTTGCGACCCTGTCTTAAGGCGTGGTTTAAATAAAACCCTGTCAAATACATTTGTCACTATTTCGTTAATTGTGTTTATTGTCTATTTGTTGTGATTTTGCCCAAATTGTTTTAATTCCTTTAACTTCCTAAAATATCCTTCACCAAATATAGTGAAAATGGAAACATGGAAGCTTTTCATTGTTACCATTATAGCCATTTATTATATTGGACAAGGTAAGTCGGACCAACACCTGTTGTCAAGTGCAATGTGCCACCGTAATCTCACACAATTTTAACTTTTAGTTAGCTTCGTCAACGGTTTGGAGTGCTATGTGTGTTCCAATCAGACAGGTAACACAGAGAAATGTTTGAATACGATAAAAACCTGTGAACCAGGTGAGGATGCATGCGGTACTGAGATCCGTTGGGGAAGCCAACCATATTTCTCTCAGGGTGCACTAAAACAATACTATGTGTCCAAACGTTGTatgacaaagcaacaatgcCAACAGCGACGTAAACGTTATATGCAATATTGCACACATATTTGGTATGAGGATTGGTGGTGCCATGAGTGCTGTGTTGGTGATCGTTGTAATTACTTTGTGATTGTAAGTTCATAGATCGCGTCAAACGTACTtcacttattaaattatatacatatgtcctttgcAGAGTggatcaataaaacaaaaaataactgcCGGCACTATAATCGGCGGCCTATTCGTTGTTACGCTACTCAGCGTGTTTACAATGCGGCGTTAAAGTATCTGTGCAGTATAAAAAGATCACCCAAGTGCCTCACAAATTTTTACTACTGAAAAgtaaaaattcttaataaacTAAAATGAAATAAGTTATACACCACCATTAGGAAGAGTGTGCGTatacaactttttattattagatccacataaaaaaatcgcagCATTATTGTTTTCGAATATTATCCGTCCAACTTTTACATTAAGCATaaagttataatttattattatattacgaACGATATTGCCTTAAAAGGGCAAATATTTTATGGGTTTTACTTTTCAACAAATGTAATGTATTCGTTTTTAGTTTATAAGCTGCATGCTTAAAGCTTTAagaaaatgcagtatttattatgaaaaatttaaaatatcaacaCAAAAAGAGAATAAAATTATGCTCAGATTTGAGCTTGCACAATTTTTTACACATCAATAAACTGTTGTACAATTAGTAAATTTGTCTAAAAATTTGGGGAATCTTCTTGAGGACTATAATACAATGTACTTCTATTAACTAATTACTAGCATTAAACTATTGAGCATACTTTAGCTTGCTTACAAATTATGTTAGAATATATCGTATGCATTACCACAAATTGTATAATCTCTCGCAATTTTCTACAATTGTCAACTGCCGTTACCAAGCTTTCCTAGCTCCGCAAAGCTTTTATCTTATTTGCATATCACGCAATCTGATTTGTTGATAGCCATTATAACTGGGGCTTGGCTGTCACGTACAATTTGCACATCTTCTATTCCTagctttttattgctttgcatTCTTTCAACGAATACTTTTCAAATGACTAGAGTATATTTCGGTCGAACTTTGTAACAACCTTTGGGGGTTTCTACAACAATTGGCAAgtgtttgtgaataaaatagGTTAACTGGCGTATTGTCACAtcgatatttgtatgaaaagaaGAAGCAACGCGATAATCAGACTGACCGCCAAATTGTTTACTACATGCGAGTACTCAAAAAAAAAGGAGAATAAAAAATTcagtaaataaaagtaatagtaCCACGTACAGTAGCAATTTTATATGTCGTTCTCTAAGTAGTTTGTTGGCGTAACGCACAGCAAGCGGTTATGTTTATGGATAAACTGGAGGAGCAGGCATCAACCAGCCGGCAACAACAGACGCACCGTGTCGACATGAATGTGGACTACCAACTGTAAGTACCAGCAATTgggtaaaatattttgtaaagggTTTCTCATTTTGTAGCCATGAAAATAGCGAAACGAGCAGTGTCAAAAAGCGCAAACCTTTAGTGGTTAGATGTGTGCACGGACTGGCGAATGGATTTGTAAATGCGATTTATGGATTTCTCAATTCGCGTTTGCTCATGTGACAACCGGCAAACGGCGCCtatgaatgcaacaacaacaactgcaatatgCATTTGTGTATTTACctgtattatttgtttatacaaacgtaatacatgtgtatgtatgtataaaacgaACTTGATAAAATTATgacgaaattttaaatataaactatgCTCATTTTACAATATtccgttgtttatttttttaagatttatttgATATAAAGTGCAAGAAAATATTTAGCATAAAAATGTACACGTTTATGCGTTATGTGTGCgcagtttattatataataatgcaaGAGGTGGCGCTGGATTGCAAAAAGTGGAGAGAGAAGTGTTCTAGGTGTTTGAAAAACATTAAATCTGCGAAAATCACTAAAATGTGTGATTCATAttataatacagttgaacttcactAACTCGAAACACTATAATTCAGAAAAAgatttcgagttagagagactttgaatTATGGTAGGTCATTCTTATGAAATTTGACTGctcttgccaattcaagagtttgagttatggagatcttcgagttatagaagttcgagttatggaagctcTACTGTATAtggattttgtttgttttttgtcttgATGTTAAGCTTTAACAATagattgttgtagttgtaaaagtgaaaattattcacAAACAGTTACAAAACTGAAGAAAAGGTAATTTGTGGCACCTAATTTCAGTTAacctaactttgaaaatatatacaaaaacaaaaaattgtaataaaactacaaataaaCAATATGTACAGTTATATAGTGTGACATTTccggtatttatttaattttcaacataaatacacatgtatgtaagtatgtatgcatatactaaactaaatatgaaattaaacgtATTCAAGTTATTTCAATCAATCATTAAATGCACATAAGTCATAGCACTGAAAACAGTAAAAAATGGATAATTTAAGTCCATTTacattattgtatttgtatttgtattatacttttcctttttttacaCAATAAGTTTAATagcattataaatattaaatacgaAGTTGCATGGGTCTACACGATCAccatttaatcgatttaatgatcattttttatttttacatatattttgaaaaaaaacgcaCTTTATTATATTCAAAGCTTGCATACTAgtgtttcaaaatttctaacaaacacacacaattaattgtctaattaaacaaaaacttatGCATAAACCTGCTGTTGATTTTTACAATCTCCGTTTATGAGTTCAACTTTAAATTGACAATTCGTAATAAGTATTATAGTATAAGGAAAGTCATTTCATAGCAaatacataacatacatacattggaaATAAATCAAGCGCTTATTTTTCAGTAGTTCTTAGTTTctcatcattttttttatattaaaattaatacaaaaaatatataaaatcacaattgcatttttatgtatgtatgtatcttttcattaattggtgtattaaataaaatagtttgctattttttttgcttggaaaaaaaatatttaaacaaaacatCTTTCTAAAgcataattaatacaatgtaaaaagcaacaatacagcaacattatttttgaaaatttcatacatatttctaattgttgttgttgtatacgaGATTGATTGTTTGattgaaattgttttgattTGTATTAAACTGCAGCACTGTCAATTGTATGTCTGTAGCTGT
This genomic interval carries:
- the LOC105210538 gene encoding transmembrane protein 242 translates to MSEIKPISAEPAIAEKDSKYRMQAAAFLGLVGGVSAIFGFSKTLGKAKESHSKLIEKSGREAGVLLEEGSALAMRALGWGTLYAVIGTSVFCYGVWKLSGARNMEEFRLKMGKGLPRITKDTPPTSRTDFESLTDLMKYLGSGCKE
- the LOC105210539 gene encoding uncharacterized protein LOC105210539 — translated: MQAPILTDTEAETTLELDESMINQVSQHTNATKSIFNITLNDDLEEQKDDEVKSYEERLRAEIKEWSTLWRDSIQQLKAFKLKSHPIIDTSILSKQNRDYLEKAPDLQKFIHESIEFRQKAYIFMEKDYAEFQDVLKNLVEVCEHNVLIKKEIKIEENLANIEIS
- the LOC105210533 gene encoding tRNA (cytosine(38)-C(5))-methyltransferase; this encodes MEFRILELFSGIGGMHYAFNTSGLPGTIVAAMDINTHANAVYAHNYPSSVVCNNNIQSLTPRKIEKMNVNMILMSPPCQPHTRVGNRLDIADNRSDALQHICDLLPQCHNIEYVLMENVKGFEVSEAHKQFIETLNAAGYSWREFILSPTQFGVPNSRSRYYCLARRKDFLFTGEHILEEIPNECGVPGNGFNEILISDLIEPEGVITEDYYLSEKILNKRVWLMDIVTTESKKTMCFTKAYTHYSEGTGSIYTPLTKKDMDLIFSNIKELENCKEKEELRMDLLKSLKLRYFTPREVARLMSFPDSFDFPSETTNRQKYRLLGNSINVYVVSILIKILCS
- the Ly6g6d_0 gene encoding uncharacterized protein Ly6g6d_0, coding for METWKLFIVTIIAIYYIGQVSFVNGLECYVCSNQTGNTEKCLNTIKTCEPGEDACGTEIRWGSQPYFSQGALKQYYVSKRCMTKQQCQQRRKRYMQYCTHIWYEDWWCHECCVGDRCNYFVISGSIKQKITAGTIIGGLFVVTLLSVFTMRR
- the LOC105210535 gene encoding V-type proton ATPase subunit e, giving the protein MGAAFFPVLFFTAFWACVGIGIPMMTPKGPHQSLFRCIMMLTAATCWLFWLCCYMAQMNPLLGPKLNQNTIYMIAKEWGSELKDG
- the LOC105210540 gene encoding DNA-directed RNA polymerase II subunit RPB1 translates to MATNDSKAPIRQVKRVQFGILSPDEIRRMSVTEGGVQFAETMEGGRPKLGGLMDPRQGVIDRTSRCQTCAGNMTECPGHFGHIDLAKPVFHIGFITKTIKILRCVCFYCSKMLVSPQNPKIKEIVMKSKGQPRKRLAYVYDLCKGKTVCEGGEDMDMAKDGQQADPNKKQGHGGCGHYQPSLRRSGLELTAEWKHVNEDSQEKKIIVTAERVWEILKHITDEECFILGMDPKYARPDWMIVTVLPVPPLAVRPAVVMFGAAKNQDDLTHKLADIIKANNELKKNEGTGAAAHVIQENIKMLQFHVATLVDNDMPGMPRAMQKSGKPLKAIKARLKGKEGRIRGNLMGKRVDFSARTVITPDPNLRIDQVGVPRSIAQNLTFPELVTPFNIDRMQELVRRGNSQYPGAKYIVRDNGERIDLRFHPKPSDLHLQCGYKVERHLRDDDLVIFNRQPTLHKMSMMGHRVKVLPWSTFRMNLSCTSPYNADFDGDEMNLHVPQSMETRAEVENIHVTPRQIITPQANKPVMGIVQDTLTAVRKMTKRDVFITREQMMNLLMFLPTWDGKVPQPCILKPRPLWTGKQLFSLIIPGNVNMIRTHSTHPDDEDDGPYKWISPGDTKVMVEHGELIMGILCKKTLGTSAGSLLHICFLELGHEIAGRFYGNIQTVINNWLLLEGHSIGIGDTIADPQTYNEIQMAIKKAKDDVINVIQKAHNMELEPTPGNTLRQTFENQVNRILNDARDKTGGSAKKSLTEYNNLKAMVVSGSKGSNINISQVIACVGQQNVEGKRIPYGFRKRTLPHFIKDDYGPESRGFVENSYLAGLTPSEFYFHAMGGREGLIDTAVKTAETGYIQRRLIKAMESVMVNYDGTVRNSVGQLIQLRYGEDGLAGETVEFQNLPTVKLSNKAFEKRFKFDWSNERYMRKVFTDDVIKELSESGNALPELEIEWDQLCRDREALREIFPNGDSKVVLPCNLQRMIWNVQKIFHINKRMPTDLSPLRVINGVRDLLQRCVIVVGNDHLSKQANENATLLFQCLVRSTLCTKYVAEEFRLSAEAFEWLIGEIETRFQQAQANPGEMVGALAAQSLGEPATQMTLNTFHFAGVSSKNVTLGVPRLKEIINISKKPKAPSLTVFLTGGAARDAEKAKNVLCRLEHTTLRKVTANTAIYYDPDPQRTVISEDQEFVNVYYEMPDFDPTRISPWLLRIELDRKRMTDKKLTMEQIAEKINAGFGDDLNCIFNDDNADKLVLRIRIMNNEETKFQDEDEAVDKMEDDMFLRCIEANMLSDMTLQGIEAIGKVYMHLPQTDSKKRIIITETGEFKAIGEWLLETDGTSMMKVLSERDVDPVRTSSNDICEIFQVLGIEAVRKSVEKEMNAVLQFYGLYVNYRHLALLCDVMTAKGHLMAITRHGINRQDTGALMRCSFEETVDVLMDAAAHAETDPMRGVSENIIMGQLPRMGTGCFDLLLDAEKCRYGIEIPSTLGASMIGGSAMFFGAGATPSMTPPMTPWVQCGTPRYFSPSGQMSGMTPGGPSFSPSAASDASGMSPSWSPAHPGSSPSSPGPSMSPYLPPSPSVSPSYSPTSPNYTASSPGAASPNYSPTSPNYSPTSPLYPATSPRYSTTPNFAPQSTGYSPSTSGYSPTSPVYSPTSNYQSSSPSFSGSGTNMYSPGSAYSPTSSNYSPNSPSYSPTSPSYSPSSPSYSPTSPCYSPTSPSYSPSSPNYTPVTPSYSPTSPNYSASPHYSPASPAYSQTGVKYSPTSPTYSPPSPSYDGSPGSPQYTPGSPQYSPASPKYSPTSPLYSPSSPQHSPANQYSPTGSSYSATSPRYSPNMSIYSPSSTKYSPTSPTYTPTARNYSPTSPMYSPTAPSQGYSPTSPAYSPSSPTFEESDD